From a region of the Calliphora vicina chromosome 4, idCalVici1.1, whole genome shotgun sequence genome:
- the LOC135959040 gene encoding glucose dehydrogenase [FAD, quinone]: protein MIANILLISSTYETSVIAGQQNIQQVLNLGLTNVFKQNRYNDAPQQNAEYDFVIVGGGPAGCVLANRLSENPNWQVYLIEAGGLESIVHQVPALAAFLQGTHSNWGYKSVPQKAACRGMHNNECSLPRGKVLGGTSSINFMIYNRGNKRDFDRWAEFGNEGWSYQDVLPYFLKSENAQLQGLEYSPYHNHSGPLNVEDVKYRTKYVHAYVKAAQEAGHAKTDYNGESQLGVSYVQANTLNGRRHSAFKAYIEPIREKRKNLHIVTLARVTKVLINPQTKRAYAVRVLYRNTLYTIRARKEIILSAGAFNSPQILMLSGIGPSDNLQAIGVPIVKELPVGKLMYDHMCHFGPTFTTNTTGETIFTSGLTANVIKSYTTGDPSTMLSSIGGVEALTFAKVPSSLEPNDMPDVEFINVAGSLASDDGTALTSGANFRPEIYSQVYKPLKDAQQDHFTFLIMQFHPKSIGRLWLQNRNPLEWPRINPKYFHNSEDVEFLLEGIKEVIRITQMPSMLRVGTRLHTIPIPGCEGHRFGSDDYWRCSIRVMSYTLHHQVATCRMGPSNDITTVVNAKLQVHGIEGLRVADTSIIPFPPTCHTNAASFMIGEKAADMIRSVWS, encoded by the exons ATGATAGCAAACATATTGTTAATCTCGTCAACATATGAAACCTCA GTCATTGCTGGCCAACAGAATATTCAACAAGTGCTAAATTTGGGACTCACCaatgtatttaaacaaaatcgctACAATGATG CACCCCAACAAAATGCCGAATATGATTTTGTAATAGTTGGCGGCGGGCCAGCTGGTTGTGTTTTGGCCAATCGTTTGTCAGAGAATCCCAACTGGCAGGTTTATCTCATCGAAGCGGGTGGTTTAGAGAGTATTGTACATCAAGTTCCCGCTTTGGCGGCCTTTTTACAGGGCACCCATTCCAATTGGGGATACAAATCGGTGCCTCAAAAAGCTGCCTGCCGGGGCATGCACAACAATGAGTGCTCTTTGCCGCGTGGCAAGGTATTGGGCGGCACCAGTTCCATCAACTTTATGATTTATAATCGTGGCAACAAAAGAGATTTTGATAGATGGGCCGAATTTGGCAATGAGGGTTGGTCGTATCAGGATgttttgccctattttttgaaatctgaaaaTGCTCAGCTCCAGGGTTTGGAATACTCGCCGTATCACAATCATTCGGGTCCTTTAAATGTGGAGGATGTAAAATATagaacaaaatatgtacatgCTTATGTCAAAGCTGCACAAGAGGCGGGCCACGCTAAAACCGATTACAATGGTGAGTCACAATTGGGTGTCTCCTATGTGCAGGCGAATACTTTGAATGGTCGTAGACATAGCGCCTTTAAAGCCTACATAGAACCCATTAgagagaaaagaaaaaatttgcaTATAGTAACACTGGCTCGTGTAACCAAAGTCTTAATAAATCCCCAGACTAAGAGAGCCTATGCAGTGAGAGTGTTATACCGCAATACCTTGTATACCATACGAGCACGCAAGGAAATAATTTTATCAGCCGGAGCCTTTAATTCGCCACAAATTCTAATGCTTTCGGGCATTGGACCAAGTGATAATTTGCAGGCCATTGGGGTGCCTATAGTAAAAGAACTGCCAGTGGGAAAACTAATGTATGATCACATGTGCCACTTTGGCCCCACCTTCACTACCAATACCACGGGTGAAACCATTTTTACCTCAGGATTAACCGCCAATGTCATTAAATCTTACACCACTGGCGATCCCAGTACTATGCTCTCTTCTATAGGAGGTGTAGAAGCTTTAACATTTGCCAAAGTACCCAGTTCTCTGGAACCCAACGATATGCCTGATGTGGAATTTATTAATGTGGCCGGCAGTTTGGCCTCGGATGATGGCACCGCTCTAACGAGTGGAGCAAATTTTAGACCGGAAATCTATAGTCAAGTCTATAAACCTCTAAAAGATGCCCAACAAGATCATTTCACCTTTCTCATCATGCAATTTCATCCCAAATCGATAGGACGTCTGTGGCTACAAAATCGCAATCCCTTGGAATGGCCACGCATAAACCCAAAATACTTTCACAACTCCGAAGATGTAGAATTTCTGCTGGAGGGCATTAAAGAAGTCATACGCATTACGCAAATGCCCTCAATGCTACGCGTTGGAACACGTTTACACACAATACCAATACCTGGCTGTGAGGGCCATCGATTTGGCTCTGATGACTATTGGCGCTGTTCCATACGTGTCATGTCGTATACATTACACCATCAAGTGGCTACTTGCCGCATGGGTCCCTCCAACGACATCACCACCGTGGTTAATGCAAAACTTCAAGTTCATGGTATTGAGGGTTTGCGTGTTGCCGACACCAGTATCATACCATTTCCACCAACATGTCATACCAATGCGGCCTCATTTATGATTGGCGAAAAGGCAGCTGATATGATACGTTCGGTTTGGTCATAA
- the LOC135958877 gene encoding glucose dehydrogenase [FAD, quinone]: MLKLCKKVPLMGLLALSSILLAISWAQERNVILETIDFLRRGQNDVNLENYDNTITMEGEYDFIVVGAGTAGCALAARLSENPKWKVLLLEAGGPESLIMDVPIVAHFLQLGEMNWKYRTQPSDHACLAMNNNRCNWPRGKVMGGSSVLNYMMYTRGNRRDYDRWAELGNEGWSFKDVLPYFKKYEGSSVPDADAEFVGRDGPVKVSYVNWRSKIAEAFVESAQQDGLKYRDYNGRIQNGVAYLHTTTRNATRWSSNRSYLYPIKGKRPNLHVKKNALVTKVLINPETKTAYGIIVQTDGKSHKVLARREVVVSAGAINTPQLLMLSGVGPAKHLKEVGIKPIADLAVGYNLQDHTAPAVTFTTNATSLHFEDFAEPTLLNLFNRQTGPYGSPGGCEAMAFWDLDNQHLEDGWPDIELFLVGGSMSSNPAISRAFGLKKSIYDSIFAEIEDQDLNAFMIFPMILRPKSRGRIMLKSTDPSKYPLIFSNYFAHPYDVDISVRGLLKALSLMDRPGFQKINAKLWERKIPTCKKYPYKSYAYWECYVKHFTFTIYHYSGTCKMGPRSDRAAVVDARLRVHGIKNLRVADASIMPEIMSGHPNGPVFMIAEKAADMIKQDHGFIP, encoded by the coding sequence atgttaaaattgtgtaaaaaagtaCCACTAATGGGCCTTTTGGCCCTTTCCAGTATATTGCTGGCCATATCATGGGCCCAAGAACGTAACGTTATACTCGAAACTATAGACTTTTTACGTCGCGGTCAAAATGATGTGAATTTGGAAAATTACGACAACACCATTACCATGGAAGGTGAATATGATTTTATAGTGGTGGGAGCTGGTACAGCCGGTTGTGCTTTGGCGGCTCGTTTATCGGAAAATCCCAAGTGGAAGGTTTTATTGTTGGAGGCTGGTGGTCCGGAAAGTTTAATTATGGATGTGCCTATAGTGGCTCACTTTTTGCAGTTGGGTGAAATGAACTGGAAATATAGAACCCAACCTTCCGATCATGCCTGTCTGGCCATGAACAACAACCGTTGCAATTGGCCCAGAGGCAAGGTAATGGGTGGCTCTTCGGTATTGAATTATATGATGTACACTCGCGGCAATCGTAGAGATTATGACAGATGGGCTGAGTTGGGTAATGAGGGTTGGAGTTTCAAGGATGTCTTGCCCTATTTCAAGAAATATGAAGGCTCTAGTGTACCCGATGCTGATGCAGAGTTTGTGGGCCGTGATGGTCCCGTCAAAGTCTCCTACGTCAATTGGCGTTCCAAGATTGCTGAAGCTTTTGTAGAGTCCGCCCAACAGGATGGTCTTAAGTACCGTGATTACAATGGTCGCATACAGAATGGTGTTGCTTACCTACATACCACCACACGCAATGCCACACGCTGGAGTTCTAATCGTTCCTATCTATATCCCATCAAAGGCAAACGTCCCAATTTGCATGTCAAGAAAAATGCTTTGGTCACCAAGGTTCTGATTAATCCTGAAACCAAAACCGCCTATGGTATTATTGTGCAGACCGATGGTAAATCCCATAAAGTGTTGGCCAGACGTGAAGTAGTAGTGTCGGCTGGTGCCATTAATACACCACAACTGCTGATGTTATCCGGTGTGGGTCCTGCCAAACATTTAAAAGAAGTTGGCATTAAACCCATAGCTGATTTGGCTGTAGGCTATAATTTACAAGATCATACTGCCCCTGCTGTTACCTTTACCACCAATGCCACCTCTTTGCATTTTGAGGACTTTGCTGAACCCACTTTGTTGAATTTGTTTAATCGTCAAACCGGTCCTTATGGCTCTCCTGGTGGCTGTGAAGCCATGGCATTTTGGGACTTGGATAATCAACATTTGGAGGATGGTTGGCCAGATATTGAATTGTTTTTGGTGGGTGGTTCCATGTCTTCAAATCCCGCCATCTCCAGAGCTTTTGGTTTGAAGAAATCCATCTATGACAGTATTTTTGCCGAAATTGAAGATCAAGATCTGAATGCCTTTATGATATTCCCCATGATCCTAAGACCTAAAAGTCGTGGTCGcattatgttgaaatcaaccgATCCCAGCAAATATCCACTCATCTTCTCCAACTACTTTGCCCATCCCTACGATGTGGACATCTCTGTCAGAGGTCTGTTGAAGGCTCTAAGTCTTATGGATAGGCCGGGTTTCCAGAAAATCAATGCCAAACTTTGGGAACGTAAAATCCCCACATGCAAGAAGTATCCCTATAAATCGTATGCCTATTGGGAATGTTACGTTAAACATTTCACTTTCACCATTTACCACTACTCCGGTACCTGTAAAATGGGTCCTAGATCTGATAGGGCAGCTGTGGTCGATGCTCGTTTGAGGGTACatggtattaaaaatttacGTGTAGCCGATGCCAGTATTATGCCAGAAATTATGTCTGGTCATCCCAATGGACCAGTGTTTATGATTGCTGAAAAGGCGGCCGATATGATTAAGCAAGATCATGGTTTTATACCTTAA
- the LOC135958983 gene encoding glucose dehydrogenase [FAD, quinone]-like, whose product MNHGLQKLLLFILCLRCIAAQQSNVALFALDFLRRGQSDLNLEMKDNEVKLLKEYDFIIVGAGTAGCALAARLSENPKWRVLLLEAGGPETLAMDIPAMAHFLQLSPEINWRYRAQTSDRYCLGVTNNRCNFPRGKVMGGSSVLNYMMYTRANRRDYDKWAELGNEGWSYRDVLPYFKKYEGSTVPDADSDYVGRKGPVRVSYTDWKSPIAHAFVKALQEDGLKRRDYNGRIQQGVSYLQSTTYNAIRWSSNRAYLYPLKGKRPNLHVRKYALVTKILIDPQTKTAYGVIFESQGRSYQVLARKEVIVSAGAINTPQLLMLSGIGPAKHLREMGIKPLQDLAVGYNLQDHFAPFVTFLTNTTSLHLTDFFDVNNILDFGRNTGQFGTPGGVEAIAFYDLDHPDVEDGWPDMELFLISGGIDTNPATIPALGLKRDIYNELYGDIIKKEANAFVIFPMILQPRSRGRISLRSSDPHKYPLIYPNYMADPYDLDIVVRGVLKTIDLMNRPAFKKINARLSQATIPACRKYGNLKSRAYLECYVRHLTFTIYHYSGTAKMGPKTDKAAVVDPRLKVYGIKNLRVADASIMPKIIAGHPNGPVFMIAEKAADMIKQDHGFI is encoded by the coding sequence ATGAATCACGGTTTgcaaaaacttttattatttatattatgttTACGCTGCATTGCCGCGCAGCAATCAAACGTGGCCTTGTTCGCTTTGGACTTTTTGCGGCGCGGACAAAGTGATTTGAATTTGGAGATGAAAGATAATGAAGTGAAATTGTTAAAGGAATATGATTTTATAATTGTGGGTGCAGGCACAGCCGGTTGTGCCTTGGCGGCCCGCTTGTCGGAGAACCCGAAATGGAGAGTTTTATTGCTGGAGGCCGGAGGACCGGAAACACTGGCCATGGATATACCGGCCATGGCACATTTCTTGCAATTAAGTCCTGAAATTAACTGGCGTTATAGAGCCCAGACATCAGACCGATATTGTTTGGGTGTCACCAACAATCGTTGCAACTTTCCACGCGGCAAAGTCATGGGTGGTTCTTCGGTGTTGAATTACATGATGTATACACGAGCCAATCGTCGTGACTATGATAAATGGGCTGAGCTGGGTAATGAGGGCTGGAGTTATAGAGATGTTTTGccttactttaaaaaatatgaaggtTCTACAGTTCCCGATGCGGATAGCGACTATGTGGGTCGTAAGGGACCGGTTAGAGTTTCCTATACAGATTGGAAAAGTCCTATAGCCCATGCTTTTGTTAAAGCTTTGCAGGAAGATGGTCTCAAGCGCCGTGATTATAATGGCCGCATACAACAGGGTGTATCCTATTTGCAGAGTACCACTTACAATGCCATCAGATGGAGTTCTAATAGAGCCTATTTGTATCCGTTAAAGGGTAAAAGACCTAATTTACATGTACGCAAATATGCTTTGGTTACCAAAATACTAATAGATCCTCAAACTAAAACGGCTTATGGGGTAATATTTGAATCTCAGGGTAGATCGTATCAGGTGTTGGCACGCAAGGAGGTAATAGTGTCGGCTGGAGCCATAAACACTCCCCAGTTGCTGATGTTATCGGGCATAGGACCAGCCAAACATTTGAGAGAAATGGGCATTAAGCCTTTACAGGATTTGGCGGTGGGCTACAATTTACAAGATCATTTTGCTCCTTTTGTTACCTTTCTCACCAATACCACCAGTTTGCATTTGACGGATTTCTTTGatgttaataatattttggATTTTGGACGCAATACCGGCCAATTTGGTACGCCTGGAGGTGTAGAGGCCATAGCTTTTTACGATCTCGATCATCCTGACGTTGAAGATGGCTGGCCCGATATGGAACTATTTCTTATTAGTGGTGGAATAGATACAAATCCCGCTACCATACCAGCTCTGGGATTAAAGCGTGACATTTATAATGAGTTGTATGGggatattattaaaaaagaagCCAATGCTTTTGTGATATTCCCCATGATCTTGCAGCCTCGCAGTCGCGGCAGAATATCTTTACGCAGCAGTGATCCTCACAAATATCCCTTGATCTATCCCAACTATATGGCCGATCCTTATGATTTAGACATTGTAGTGAGAGGTGTATTGAAAACCATAGATCTAATGAACAGGCCAGCCTTTAAGAAAATCAATGCCAGATTGTCACAAGCTACAATACCCGCCTGTCGCAAATATGGCAATCTAAAATCCAGAGCCTATTTGGAGTGCTATGTTAGACACCTGACTTTCACCATCTATCACTACTCGGGTACCGCCAAAATGGGCCCCAAAACTGATAAAGCCGCAGTCGTAGATCCTCGCCTGAAAGTTTACGGTATTAAGAATTTACGTGTAGCTGATGCCAGTATAATGCCCAAAATTATAGCTGGCCATCCTAATGGTCCTGTGTTCATGATAGCCGAAAAAGCGGCCGATATGATCAAACAAGATCATggttttatttga